Proteins from a genomic interval of Streptomyces sp. NBC_00820:
- a CDS encoding MerR family transcriptional regulator → MLIGELAAQTGTSERLLRYYERAGLLRPERLPNGYRVYPASAADDVRRIRALLAAGLPTRVIRQVLPCTTDTATVQPCPGVLRALREQLQAIEQRAAELASAEQVLRETIAGAEARHPS, encoded by the coding sequence GTGCTGATCGGGGAGTTGGCCGCACAGACCGGAACCAGCGAGCGGCTGCTGCGCTACTACGAGCGAGCGGGGCTGCTGCGGCCCGAACGGCTGCCCAACGGTTATCGGGTCTACCCCGCCTCCGCCGCCGATGACGTACGACGTATCCGCGCGCTCCTCGCCGCCGGGCTCCCCACCCGCGTCATCCGCCAAGTCCTGCCCTGCACGACGGACACGGCAACCGTGCAACCGTGCCCCGGTGTGCTCCGCGCTCTCCGCGAGCAGTTGCAGGCCATCGAGCAGCGGGCCGCCGAACTCGCCTCAGCGGAGCAGGTGCTGCGGGAGACCATCGCGGGCGCGGAGGCGCGACACCCCTCGTAG